The following nucleotide sequence is from Planctomycetota bacterium.
ATCGGTGAGGCCGTCGAGGCCCGTCGAGACCTCCACGTCGCCGCCGACGTAGGCGAGGGCGTAGTCGGTCCAGGTGGCCCACAGCGTCACCGCCGTGCTCTCGCCGGGCCGCAGCGTGGGGTCATCGATCTCGAAGTACAACCGGTAGTCGTCCTGCGCCGCGAGCGGCGCGGCTACCGCCAGCGTGCTCGCGATCGTGATGGTGCGCGTCATGCCCGCGACCTCCTCCGGCTCGCGGCAACGACGCCAACGCCCAGCAGCGCCAGCGACGCCGGCGCGGGCAGGACGCGGATGCTGGCCGAGCCCTCGACGACCTCGTCGATCAGCGATTCCGTGGTAGCGCTGCCGAACTCGGTGTACACCTCGAAGACATCGGTCTCCGTTGCCAGCACGACATCGAAGGGCGCGGACGCACCGAACGGCGCGGTGTACGTCGCGCGCCAGAAGGGGATCGGGTTCGGATCGGGCGGCAACCCACCCACCGGGAAGTTGAGCTTGCCCGCGATGATCCCGTCGATGCCCGTCGCAGCGGCCTCCCCCGCGGACGTGCCGGGGCCGTCCATCGGCGCGATGAGTCGCGGATCGCTGAGACCCTCGGCCCCCTCGGAGCTGATCAGGTCCGTCCAGATGGCCGCCATGGCGAAGTACCGGTCGCCCCACGCGGCGCTCATCGTCACCGTCGTGCTCTCACCCGGCCGCAGCTCGGCGTCCGTGACGTCGACCACCACACCGACGCTGGGCACGACCTGGCCCAGCGCGGGCGCCGCGACGAGACCCGCAAGAACCACGCACGCGCGCATCGCACGCTCCTCTCTCCCCAGGACGCGTGCAGCATACCGCACACGGGCGGGCGGCACAAGAACGTTCTAGGCGTACGCGTGCAGGCCCGGCAAGAGCAGATTGACGCCGAAGTAGCACCACAGCATCATGAGGAAGCCCACGATGCTCAGCCAGGCGGTCATGAGGGCCTTGTTGCGGCCCATCACCAGCCGCAGATGGATCACGATGAGGTAGATGATCCAGGTGATGAGCGCCCAGGTCTCCTTGGGGTCGAAGGCCCACCAGCGGCCCCAGGAGTGGTCGGCCCACCACGCGCCGAGCAGGATGCCGACGCCCAGCGTCCAGAAGGCGAGCTGGAGCACCGTCATGTGGGCGCTATCGAGGTCGGCCAAGGTGCGCGCCAGGGTGCGGGGCTGTGCGCCCTCGTCCCCGTGCAGCGCGACCATGGCGGCGGTGCCGGCGCTGCCCAGGTCGTCGCTGGTCTTGGCTCCACGCAGCCGGGCGACGAGCGACACGACCAAGTAGAACACCGCGCACAGGAAACCCAGGCTTATGAGCCCGTAGCTGACCAGCACGGTCGTAACGTGGTACTTGAGCAGCACGCTGGTGTTGAGGATGGCCGCCTCGCGCGAGATCGATTCGCCCGGGATGCCCGTCTGCGTGGCGGCGATGAGCACCAGGAAGCCCACGCCCGCGGCCGCCGCCCCGAAGAGCCACTGCCGCTTCCATATCGTCATGCCCAGCCCCGCTAGCGCCGCGAACAGGCTCAGCCCGGTCATCGACTCGAACTGGTTCTGGATCGCGAAGCGCTCGGCGATGATGCACCTAAGCGTGAAGCCCGTGGCGTGCAGCGCCACCGCGACCGCCAGCATCGCGACGCCGGTGATGATGAGCCACCGGCGGCCCGTGCCGAACGCCAGGATCAGCCCGAGGAAGCCGGCGAGGTAGGCCCACATGCCCCAGTCGAAGAACCGGCCACGATTGTAGAGCAGCTCGAGGCGTGCGCGCTCGACGGGCTGGGTCTCGGGGTGGATGGCCGCGAGCTCGCGCACCAGCTCGTCGATGGCGCGGTTCGTGGCGGCCGCGTCGAGCGATCGCCACGCCGCGCCCAGCCGCTCGGCCGCCCCCCGCGCCGGATGGCTCGCGGGCAGGTCCTCGACGTGCCGCCAGGGCAGGTCGAGCGACTCGGGGGCGACCAGCACCATGTTGCCCGCCGTGCCCGCCGCCAGCCCGAGCGCCCGCTCGACGCGGCCGATCGACTGCCGCATCTGCGGCTCGTCGCCGTAGCGCTCGAAGATGGCGCTCGAGTGGGTCTCGATCGCCCTGGGCGACACACGGGTCATCAGCCGCCAGAGCTCCTGCTTCTCCTCGTTGTCGGGGAACGCCGCCTGCAGGTAGCGGTCGCGGAGCGTGAGGTATTCGACGCCCACGAGCGGACGATCGACGTAGTGGCCCGGATCGATCGCCAGATCGAGCAGCGTGAAGAGCGGATCGAGCTTGGCCTTGTCGAGCGCATCGGGCCGGGGCCTGGCGTACCGCCACTCCCAATCGGGGCCCTCGGCATCGATCGCGACGCCCTGGGCAACCACCAATTCCTCGTATCGCGCGCGGCCCGTGACCGCTCGCACCGTCTCCCGTGCGAGCGTGTCGAGGATCTTGACGCGGCCCGCGTGGAAGACCGGCACGCCCCGCAGCGGCGCGAGATCGACCCCGGCGGCGAAGGCGAGCTTCTGCTCGGGCGTTGCCGCGGGACGGTGCGGCGCGCCGAAGGGCGCGTTGTACGCCGGGCTGCCCACGAGGTCGGCCTCGGGGTGCTGGTTGCCCGCCGGCCCGGCCTGGGCGCCGGCGAGCGACGCGCACCACAGCACGACCACTATCGCGACAAGCCTCCGCATCATGCCGCCACCTCCCGCTGCTGTTGCTGCTGCGCGACCCGCTCGGCCAGCGCCCGCTTCTGCCGGCGGACCATCCACGGCTTGACGTAGAACGCCCAGGGCGTGCCCACCGCCATCAGCACGCCTCCCAACGCGATCACGTGGATGCCCGGGTTGTTGCCCACGTGCAGGATCGTGAACTGCGCGTAAGGCCTGGGGATCTCGCCCGCGTCGGCGAGCGCCTGCGTCCGCTCCCAGCCCTGGGCATCCCAGCCCGCCTGGGCAAACTTGAATTGCGAGGGATCCAGCCGCGAACCGAAGAAGCCGGCGATGTTGGCCGGCAGCGATCGCTCCTCGCTCCACACGAAGGGCGCCCGCAGCGGCGCGTTGAGCTGCGTCTTGCGGGTGTAGGGCTCGAACCATTCGTCGGGACCGCTGGGCTCGACCAGCACCGTCGAGCGATAGTCCCGTGGCGCGCCGCGGTGGTCGTAGCTGACCATCTCGAAGTCCGCCAGGCGGACCTGGAAGCCGGGCAGGCGGCGCATCGCCCGGCCGAAGGCGAGCTGCACGTGGCGGCCGTCGGGCAGGTCGATGGCGGCCTTGTTCTCCTGCCCCGCGTCGAGATACTTGGAGAAGGGGATCCACACGATCCGCGAGAACGCGGGCCGGCCCTCGGCGGCGGGCAGCGACACCTCGACGGCGACCATCGCCCGGTCGTGCGTGCCGACGAACTCCATGTCCTGCTCGACCTCTGGCACGATCGCCGGCCGCTCGAATGCGCGGGCGTGCGGCCAGGCCCCGGAGATCTCCAGGGCGACGCCCGGCACGATCGGCACGCGATCGCCGATGCCGACGCCCTCGACGATGGTGACCTCGTTGCCCGGGCCGCGGATCGCCATGCGGGTGCGGTCATCGTCCTCGACATAGGCGACGTGCAGCGCGCTCAGGTCGAGGTATCGCACGCGGACGATCGACTCGTCGGCCCGCTGCCGCGCCGGTCGGCCGCCGTCGCCGGCCACGCCCGACTCGTCGAGGTCCTGGCTGATCTCTGGGAATCGGCTGTAGATCCATCGCGTAAAGGGCCCGCCCTCGGGTGGCGTGATCTTCACGATCGCCACGCTGCTGGTCGAGCCCTCGTAGCCCTCGGTGATGATCGGGAAGGGCGGCTGGGGCATCACCCGCTCGACCTCGAACTCGATGCCGGCGTGCTCGAAGGCCGAGCCCGGCTCGGCGGGTGCGATGAACGGCTCGGTGGCGCCCGGCGGCGTGATCGCCAGCGCGTGCCGTAGCCCCGCCGGCACCGGCGCCGTGAGCTCTCGCCACGCCTGCTCGTCGCCGCCGCGGACGTACTCGATGCCGAAGGTGCCCGGGATCTGCGCGATCCGCAGCACGGGCTCGTCGGGCACGAAGTAGAAGCGGAAGATCGGGAGGGCGGCGTCGGCCGTCGCGTCGGCCACGCGGCCGTCGGCATCCAGCCCGCTGTACATCTCGATGAACCGCACGGGCCGCGGGTCCTCGACGGCCGCGGGCTCGGCCCGCAGCCAATCGGTGCGGGCCTCGGCGTAGGGCGCGTATCCCACGATGCGGTACTCGATGTCGGCGTCGCTCACGCCGCCGCGGGGCGGGGGCACCAGCAGGTCGAGGTCGCGGTCGGGCTCGGTCGCTTCGGGCAAAAGGCCCGCGAGCTCGAGTGCGCTCTCCCCGGCGCCTGCGTCGAGGTCGTACACGTTGTAGCGGGGCACGCCGGCGACGCGGCGCTCGTCCCACCCGCGACCGTTGCTCACCCACAGCGCCACCGCCGTCCGCTCGTAGAAGCCGGCGGCGGGCGGGCCCATCATCGGGATGCCGTCCGGCCCGTTGCGGCCCGCGAACAGCAGGACGTCGCCCTCGAGCTTCAGTGAGCTGTAATACAGGCTGCCCCAGCCCAGCATGATGATGCCCGTGTGCACCGACAGCACGCCGAGATTCGGCAGCGTAAACGCGACGCGGCGCACCGTGCTGACGACCATCGTGGCGATGAACAGGATGAGCGCCACCCGCAGCGGCCACCAGGCGTAGAACTCCAGCTCGGTCATCTCGAAGAAGGGCAGCCGCCGGATGGTGACCGAGTCGTAGTGGTCGACGAAATCGGCGAACAGCCGCAGCCCCTCGCCCGTCACGGGGTCGTACCGCAGCCCGGGCCAGAGCGCCTGCGACCACAGCCACGCGCCCGCGGCCGTGCCGGCGACCGACGACGCGAAGAGCCAGAAGAAGCGCCACGGCTTGTCGGCCCGCCGCGACGCATACGCCGCGACGCCGACGGGGACGGCCGCGCCGACGATGCAGGTGGCGAGCAACGTTGCGCCGTAGATCAGCCAGGTCAGCCCGCCGACGAGCAGGCCCACGGGCACGCTCGCGAGCACGCCGTACAGGCACACGAACACGAGCAGCGCGACGCCGAACAGCACCGAGCTGAGCAGCCGCAGCCCCCACTTCAGGGGCAGCAACGGCCCCCGTAAGTGCTGGTCATCCCACTGCTTGGCGTGCTGCCACTTGCGGCTCATGCAGGCTCCGTTCCAACCTCTTTACTATAGAAGGGCACCCGCCGGGGCCTTCCTGCGACATAGGAACAATTCCGATATCACAGGAACTCGATCGGGCTCCGCGAGGCTACGAACGCGTTCGCCGCTCCACGGCCGGCATCGGCCGCTACGGCGATCAATCCGGGTACCGCCGCCCCATCCCGGAGCGAGAACAGGGCGGGGTCCAGGCCGATCGCCGCCGGCGTGTGGTGGTAGAGCATCTCGAGGAGAACCGCCGGCGGGCAGCCGTCGCGTTCGAACAGCCGGCGGGCTTCGTCCAGCACGCAGATGCCCCGCACGGCGACGTCCTCGGGCGGCAGCCCGAGAACCGAGTCGGTCCCCAGGCCGACGGGGATGCCCGCGGCGAGCAGATCCCGGTAGCGATGCGGGCCGAAGCGGTCGGCCGCCCCGAAGTAGTCCGACGAGCGGGGGCAGTACGCCGCCCGCACGCCCCGGGCTGCCAACGCCTCGATGTCGCGGTCGTCGACGTCGTTGAGGTGCACGGCCAGCGCCGGCGGTGAATCGGGCAGCACCCCGATGGCCTGGGCCACCGGCGACCGGGCCCGGCCGAACTCCGCCGCCACGGCTTCGTCCCAGAGGCCCATGTCCGTGAGGAATGCACGCATGTCCCCCTCGCCGTCGACGATCAGGTCTCGCTCAGCGGGCGACTCGGCCAGGTGGGTGCACAGCGGGCGTCCGCCGGCGACCTCGGCGGCCCGCTCGTAGCCCCGCACCGAGACCGTGTAGGGCGCGTGCGGCTGGATGCCCAGCTCGATGGCGCCGCCAGCCACTTCGGCGTCGAGAGCCGCCCGCACGTGGTCGATGGCGGCGTCGGCCCGCTCGGCCAGGCCGAAGAATTCCAGGTAGGACACCCCCAGCATGCCGGCGGCCCGCAGCTCGGCGGCGGGCACGAGCAGGTCGGCCTCGCCGACGCCGCCGGCGATGTCGCCCACCGCGGCCGTCCCGCCGCGTTGCAACAGGCCCACGCCCTGACGCACGCTCTCGGCGATGCCCGCGGCGTCCCGCCGCCGCACGTCCAGGATGCCGCGGAGCCAGGCCACGAATCCGTCCGCGGGATCGTGGGGCACGGGCCCGGCGTGGGTGAGGTCGAGGTGTGCGTGCGCGTTGGCCAGGGCGGGCGCGACAACGGCACCCGGGAGCTCCAGCCGGTGCGCATCGCTCCAGGCCGGGTGCCGGCGGAGTTCGTCCGTGCTCCCTAGCGCCAGCAAGCGACAACCGACAGGGCCGTCGCCGCCTTCGGGCGAGAACAGCATCGCGTTGGCGCCGGCGATCTCGCCGGTGGCATCGACGAATCCGCGGCACGTGAGCGCAACAACGCGCGTCCCGGGCGGTGTCCGCCGGGGCCAGTGCGCATAGCCTGCGTGCGGGACGGACCCCATCGCGTCGCTCGAGCGCGGCATGTGATGGGGTGCTTGCACGGACCCCGATAATAGATGTTGCACCAGTGCCCGGAGGACTCGGGCCCCGCACGGAGGATTTCACGATGCCAAGGACGATCCGACGCCTGAGGCCCGCGCTGCTCGCAACCGCCGCCGGAGTGGCGGCCGCGAGCCTGGGCGGCTGCGCCTCGCAGTCCACGCTCGACGCGGCCGAAGCCGACAACAAGAACCTGCGCGAGCAGCTTGTCCAGCGGGACCAGGAGATCCGCTCGCTGCGGGACAGCCTGGATAGCGAGCAGCGGCTGCGCCGCCAGGCCGAGGCCGCCACGGGCGACGCCGGCCAGGCGCTCACGCAGGCGCAGCGGGAGCTGCTGGCCGCCCAGCAGGACCTGGAGCAGTTCGGCGAGGCCCTGGACGACATCGACCTGGCGATCGACCCGCGCACGGACGTCGCGCTGCGGCGGCTGGCGCAGCGATTCGCCGGTCGCATCCTCTACGACGGCAACGGCATGCTCCGCTTCGCCAGCGACCTGACCTTCGCCTCGGGGTCGGATTCGGTGACCGACAGCGGCCGCGAGAGCCTGGCCGCACTGGCCGAGGTGCTCAACGCCCCCGAGGCGACCGGCTACGCCATCGAGGTCGTGGGCCACACCGATAGCCAGCAGCCCAGCGCCGGCACCCGCCAGCGGCACGCGACCAACATGCACCTCTCGGTGCACCGCTCGATCGCGGTCCGCCGCGAGCTGGTGTCGATGGGACTTCCCGCCGGCCGCATCAAGGCCGCCGGCTGGGGCGAGCAGCGGCCGCTGGTGCCCAACACCACCACCGGCAACACGCCGCAGAATCGACGCGTCGAGATCTTCATCCGGCCGGACAGCCAGGGCGCGACCGCGTCCTTTGGCGGCGGCTTCGAGGCGATCGAGGCCGACATCGACGACGCCCGCGGCAGCGGCGGGCGGATCATCGACAAGTAGCGAATAGACCCTCGCACTGGCGAGCCGATGTGCATCGCTTAGGACGCGGCGTCGAACGACGCCGCGTTCTTGTTGGCGTCGTCGAGCGCGGCATCATCCGCGACCGGCCGCGCCGGCGCGAACGCCCAGGCCAGCGAGAACAGCCCGACGAGCGCGAGCACCGTTGCGGCCAGCAGCGTCCAGCCCAGCGCGTCCATCGCGCCGCGGCCGAACTGGGGCGCCGGCGCGCCGCTCTTGGGCATGACGTTGAGCGCGGCATCGAACTGCCAGGTGCCGAACTTGAGCTCGTCGCCCCGCCGCTCCGGGACGGGATCGCCCGCACGGCGGGCCCGCTGCACGCGGCGATTGAAGGACCGCTCGCTCTCTGGGAATCGGAGCGTCTCCTCCTCGATGGCGCCGTCGGGCATGAGCTCGAGGAGGCGGAAGCGCCAGTCGCCCCGCATGACCTCGCCGAAGCTCTCGGGATCGACGCCGGGGCGTTGCTGGCGAACGACGATGGCCAGCCGCTCGTCAGTCGCGCCGGTGCTGATGGCCTGCTGCAGCTCACCGATAGACTCGCCGCGCCGGGGCACGAAGCGGAGCACGCGGAGCCAGGCCTCGTGGCGGCGGAGGCCCGGCACGCTCTCGGGCAGCGAGCTCAGGCCCGAGCGGAGCCGCTCGGTCGCGTCGCCGAATCGCAGCACGGCCACGTCCGCGCCATCGGGATCCATGTCATCGGTGATCTCGACGGGGATGCCGGCCCAGGTGAACTCGCGATCGATCACGGGCTGGAAGACGTAGAGCTCGCGGCCGAACTCGTCGTGGTAGTCGTTGAGGCGGCTGGCCATCTCGGCCGCGACGCCGACGAGCCCGAGCGCACAGAACAGGGCGAGGCCGAGCAGGGCCCAGCGGCCCCGGGTCCATCGGCGCGGCGGCTGCGTCGTGCTAGGAATCGTCATCTCCATCGTCGGCGTGCTCCTCGCCCGTCTCGTCGTCATCGCCGCCGTGGTCATCCGGGTCGTGGGCCAGGAAGAGGCCCGGCGTGAGCCCGTGCCGCACGCGGCTGCGATCGGCGGAGCTGCCATGATCGTCGTGGTGGCCGTGGCCGGCGTGCTTCTCGGCGAGCTTCTTCTCGTAGGCCTTCTCGCCGATCTCCTGGATCTTCTTGTCCTTGGCATACTGGTAGATCGGGCCGGCGATGTTCTCGTCCTCGCCGCGGGTCAAGCCGCCCGTGCCGCCGGGCGTTATCTGGGCGGACTTCCATTCGTAGAAGGTATCGCGGTTGCCGAGATCGAGCGCGGTGAAGCCGATGAACAGCCCCACGCCCATGAGCGTGAAGAGCAGCGTGATCAGGTTGAGACGGTTGTCCCACTGCAGGTGCATGAACACCGCGACGACGAGCATGGCCTTGATGGTGGCGATGCTCATGGCGATGAAGACATTGACCAGCGTGGGGATCTCGAGCTCGAAGGTCTCGGCGATCCAGATCTCGGCCCGGGACGAAGCAACCGTCAGGATGGTGAAGAAGACCAGCGCCGCGAGCACACCGCGGAGCATCCACTTGCCGATCACGTGGTGCTCGTGCTCCTCGCCCGCGTGCTCCCCGTGGTGCTCGGGGTGGAAGGCGTGCGGATCGGCCATGTAGTCCTGGTATTCGGCCTCCGTCATCGTGGACGGATCGGGCCGGTGCGCCTCGCTGGATTGGTCGTGCGACATCGCGTGTCTCCTCGTGGGCGCGTCAGTGGATGAGGTAGAGCAGCGGGAACAGGAAGATCCAGATCAGATCGACGATGTGCCAATAGAGGCCGACGTTCTCCACCGCGAGGTAGTTCTTGGGGCCGTAGCGATTCATCTCGTTGCGGACGATGAGCCAGCCGATCAGGCCCATGCCGATGATGACGTGCGAGGCGTGGATGCCGGTGGCCACGTAGTAGAGGCTCCACCACATGGGCTCCATGGGGTCCTGGGCGTAGGCGTAGTCGAAGAGC
It contains:
- a CDS encoding cytochrome C oxidase subunit IV family protein encodes the protein MSHDQSSEAHRPDPSTMTEAEYQDYMADPHAFHPEHHGEHAGEEHEHHVIGKWMLRGVLAALVFFTILTVASSRAEIWIAETFELEIPTLVNVFIAMSIATIKAMLVVAVFMHLQWDNRLNLITLLFTLMGVGLFIGFTALDLGNRDTFYEWKSAQITPGGTGGLTRGEDENIAGPIYQYAKDKKIQEIGEKAYEKKLAEKHAGHGHHDDHGSSADRSRVRHGLTPGLFLAHDPDDHGGDDDETGEEHADDGDDDS
- a CDS encoding OmpA family protein, which encodes MPRTIRRLRPALLATAAGVAAASLGGCASQSTLDAAEADNKNLREQLVQRDQEIRSLRDSLDSEQRLRRQAEAATGDAGQALTQAQRELLAAQQDLEQFGEALDDIDLAIDPRTDVALRRLAQRFAGRILYDGNGMLRFASDLTFASGSDSVTDSGRESLAALAEVLNAPEATGYAIEVVGHTDSQQPSAGTRQRHATNMHLSVHRSIAVRRELVSMGLPAGRIKAAGWGEQRPLVPNTTTGNTPQNRRVEIFIRPDSQGATASFGGGFEAIEADIDDARGSGGRIIDK
- a CDS encoding amidohydrolase family protein, with amino-acid sequence MQAPHHMPRSSDAMGSVPHAGYAHWPRRTPPGTRVVALTCRGFVDATGEIAGANAMLFSPEGGDGPVGCRLLALGSTDELRRHPAWSDAHRLELPGAVVAPALANAHAHLDLTHAGPVPHDPADGFVAWLRGILDVRRRDAAGIAESVRQGVGLLQRGGTAAVGDIAGGVGEADLLVPAAELRAAGMLGVSYLEFFGLAERADAAIDHVRAALDAEVAGGAIELGIQPHAPYTVSVRGYERAAEVAGGRPLCTHLAESPAERDLIVDGEGDMRAFLTDMGLWDEAVAAEFGRARSPVAQAIGVLPDSPPALAVHLNDVDDRDIEALAARGVRAAYCPRSSDYFGAADRFGPHRYRDLLAAGIPVGLGTDSVLGLPPEDVAVRGICVLDEARRLFERDGCPPAVLLEMLYHHTPAAIGLDPALFSLRDGAAVPGLIAVAADAGRGAANAFVASRSPIEFL
- the ccsA gene encoding cytochrome c biogenesis protein CcsA, with translation MMRRLVAIVVVLWCASLAGAQAGPAGNQHPEADLVGSPAYNAPFGAPHRPAATPEQKLAFAAGVDLAPLRGVPVFHAGRVKILDTLARETVRAVTGRARYEELVVAQGVAIDAEGPDWEWRYARPRPDALDKAKLDPLFTLLDLAIDPGHYVDRPLVGVEYLTLRDRYLQAAFPDNEEKQELWRLMTRVSPRAIETHSSAIFERYGDEPQMRQSIGRVERALGLAAGTAGNMVLVAPESLDLPWRHVEDLPASHPARGAAERLGAAWRSLDAAATNRAIDELVRELAAIHPETQPVERARLELLYNRGRFFDWGMWAYLAGFLGLILAFGTGRRWLIITGVAMLAVAVALHATGFTLRCIIAERFAIQNQFESMTGLSLFAALAGLGMTIWKRQWLFGAAAAGVGFLVLIAATQTGIPGESISREAAILNTSVLLKYHVTTVLVSYGLISLGFLCAVFYLVVSLVARLRGAKTSDDLGSAGTAAMVALHGDEGAQPRTLARTLADLDSAHMTVLQLAFWTLGVGILLGAWWADHSWGRWWAFDPKETWALITWIIYLIVIHLRLVMGRNKALMTAWLSIVGFLMMLWCYFGVNLLLPGLHAYA